The following proteins are co-located in the Tachysurus vachellii isolate PV-2020 chromosome 19, HZAU_Pvac_v1, whole genome shotgun sequence genome:
- the LOC132862247 gene encoding erythroid membrane-associated protein-like, translating to MQDIIQYTSVTLDPNTAHAQLRVSEDLTVVEHRKQEVLLPDNPERFDSVTCVLGCEGFNGGSHFWDVEVGDSAVWELGVIRESALRKRNSFCNAVCSMSYSKGSYHTLCPGQAGDIFRAKDKPQKIRVHLDWTKGKVTFTDLLTNSHLHTITHTFTETLFPFFYNGSQSRPLKILPIKQTVTLNTYL from the exons ATGCAGGACATCATCCAGTACA CTTCTGTTACTCTGGACCCCAACACTGCACACGCTCAGCTCCGTGTGTCCGAAGATCTCACTGTTGTGGAAcacagaaaacaggaagtgctgcTTCCTGAtaatccagagagatttgacaGCGTTACATGTGTCCTGGGCTGTGAGGGCTTTAATGGAGGCTCGCACTTCTGGGACGTCGAGGTTGGGGACAGTGCAGTCTGGGAGCTGGGAGTCATCAGAGAGTCTGCTCTGAGAAAGAGGAACTCCTTCTGTAATGCAGTGTGCAGCATGAGCTACAGTAAAGGAAGTTACCACACGCTCTGCCCAGGACAGGCAGGTGACATCTTCAGAGCTAAAGACAAACCACAGAAGATCAGAGTGCATCTGGACTGGACGAAGGGGAAAGTGACATTTACTGATCTTCTGACCaattcacacttacacactataacacacacttttactgaGACACTCTTTCCATTTTTCTATAACGGCTCTCAATCTCGACCTCTGAAGATCTTACCAATAAAACAGACAGTGACATTAAACACTTACCTTTAA